In the Enterobacter cloacae subsp. cloacae ATCC 13047 genome, CCACCGCATGTTCAGCCAGCAGCTGTTGCAGGTCGGCCATTTTGGCGGTGAGTTGTTGAGAGACCGGCTGTTCTATCCACTGACAGGAGCGGCAGCGTCCGGCGTCATAGAGTGCGCACTGCATAGGAAAACCTTAAGAATAACGAGGGCTGCGATTATACACATTATTGCAGGCGGAAGAACCGCCGGCTTGAGGCTGGAGCAAAGAGCAGCAGGAGCACCAGCATATCGGGTAATTTCTGCATGACCAGCGCATGGAAGATCTCACGTTTGGATCCACCGGCAATGCTGAACAGCTCCGGATAGCCATAGCCCAGCGAGGCGGCCCACAGATAGCTGGCGGCGGTCACCTGCGTCAGCAGATAGACCCAGCGCGCCCAGTTGCGCCCTTTAACCAGCGAAAACGCGCAGTAGATTTCGATAAACACCAGCAGAAGGCTGCTGAGGAATACCAGCGTGAGGTTCCAGGTTTGCACGCTGCGGTGAATGAACTCACCGATGCCGCGCGCCCCCAGTGTGTTGAGGATCATCAGTACATCAAGACAGCGGATCATAATAATAGCGAGCGCCGCCACCTGCACCAGCGCAGGTACGTTTGGACGAGCGTGCGTAAGACGTGATTTTTTTAATAATCCCAATGTTTTACTTCCCTGAAAAACAGTGCCGCGTCATGCGCGGCACATCACTGGAAATAAT is a window encoding:
- a CDS encoding YbjO family protein; its protein translation is MGLLKKSRLTHARPNVPALVQVAALAIIMIRCLDVLMILNTLGARGIGEFIHRSVQTWNLTLVFLSSLLLVFIEIYCAFSLVKGRNWARWVYLLTQVTAASYLWAASLGYGYPELFSIAGGSKREIFHALVMQKLPDMLVLLLLFAPASSRRFFRLQ